Proteins encoded within one genomic window of Halorussus salilacus:
- a CDS encoding O-acetylhomoserine aminocarboxypropyltransferase/cysteine synthase family protein, with protein sequence MTAEDDQPRSASRSRDAEREFDTRSLHAGHGADPATGARAPPIYQTTSYEFEDADRAADLYALDAEGDVYSRISNPTTRALEDRLASLEGGTGAVATASGMAALDSLTLVLAESGDNVVCSTDTYGGTTAYLRHTASKRGIEARFVETLDYDAYEEAVDSDTAYVHVETVGNPSLVTPDFERVAGIAHDAGAPLVVDNTFATPYLCTPLDHGADAVWHSTTKWLHGSGTTVGGVLVDGGSFDWEAREDDYPELAGDNPAYHDTDFSRDFPDAPLATAARFRALRSLGNQQSPFDAWQTLQGLESFPLRMERHCENAAIVAEYLADRDDVAWVAYPGLESHRTHENASEYLAGGYGGMVAFGLEGGFEAGKRFCERVELASFLANIGDAKTLVIHPASTTHAQLSPDEQRAAGVSPDLVRLSVGIEDPADLLADFERAIEAAGNEP encoded by the coding sequence ATGACCGCAGAGGACGACCAGCCGCGCTCGGCGTCGCGTTCTCGCGACGCCGAGCGCGAGTTCGACACCCGGAGCCTCCACGCGGGCCACGGGGCCGACCCGGCGACGGGGGCGCGCGCGCCGCCCATCTACCAGACCACCTCCTACGAGTTCGAGGACGCCGACCGCGCCGCCGACCTCTACGCGCTCGACGCCGAGGGCGACGTCTACTCGCGCATCTCGAACCCGACGACCCGCGCGCTCGAAGACCGACTCGCCAGCCTCGAAGGCGGGACGGGCGCGGTTGCCACCGCGAGCGGGATGGCCGCGCTCGACTCGCTGACGCTCGTGCTCGCCGAGTCGGGCGACAACGTGGTCTGCTCGACCGACACCTACGGCGGGACGACGGCGTACCTCCGCCACACCGCCAGCAAGCGCGGAATCGAGGCCCGGTTCGTGGAGACGCTCGACTACGACGCCTACGAGGAGGCCGTCGATTCGGACACCGCCTACGTCCACGTCGAGACCGTCGGGAACCCCTCGCTCGTCACGCCCGACTTCGAGCGCGTCGCGGGAATCGCCCACGACGCGGGCGCGCCCCTCGTGGTCGACAACACCTTCGCGACGCCGTACCTCTGTACTCCCCTCGACCACGGTGCCGACGCGGTCTGGCACTCCACGACCAAGTGGCTCCACGGGAGCGGCACCACGGTCGGGGGCGTCCTCGTCGACGGCGGGAGCTTCGACTGGGAGGCCCGCGAGGACGACTACCCCGAACTCGCGGGCGACAACCCCGCCTACCACGACACCGACTTCTCGCGGGACTTCCCCGACGCCCCCCTCGCGACCGCGGCCCGGTTCCGCGCGCTCCGGAGCCTCGGCAATCAGCAGTCGCCCTTCGACGCGTGGCAGACCCTGCAGGGTCTGGAGTCGTTCCCCCTCCGGATGGAGCGCCACTGCGAGAACGCCGCCATCGTCGCGGAGTACCTCGCCGACCGCGACGACGTGGCGTGGGTCGCCTACCCCGGACTGGAGAGCCACCGGACCCACGAGAACGCCAGCGAGTATCTGGCGGGCGGGTACGGCGGGATGGTCGCCTTCGGACTGGAAGGAGGATTCGAGGCGGGCAAGCGGTTCTGCGAGCGCGTCGAACTCGCCAGTTTCCTCGCCAACATCGGCGACGCGAAGACCCTCGTCATCCACCCCGCGAGCACGACCCACGCCCAACTGTCGCCCGACGAACAGCGCGCCGCGGGCGTCTCGCCCGACCTCGTGCGCCTCTCGGTGGGAATCGAGGACCCGGCCGACCTGCTCGCCGACTTCGAGCGCGCCATCGAGGCGGCGGGGAACGAGCCATGA
- a CDS encoding S66 family peptidase — MSEFVVPPALDPGDRVAVVAPGSNRATQYPHVYELGLERLREVFDLEPVEYPTATRDSEYLYDHPAERARDVMDAFADPEIRGVVAVIGGFDQIRILRHLDPEVLAENPTRFYGISDNTNLALYLWNLGVVSFYGGTLLTDLAMQGEMHDYTVESLETAFFADDLDAFGELRPAERFTDHDLDWADPDNLDEYREMEPNPGRTWRGADRRVSGRTWGGCLSIVDQQLRTDRYLPAPEDLDGRILLLETSEELPDASYVRQFLIGMGERGLLERFDGVLVGRAKARNLFEDPGPEARAEFRERQREAVAEVLAEYNPDAPVVFDLEFGHTAPAAAIPVGGRVELDPASETVAFGR; from the coding sequence ATGAGCGAGTTCGTCGTCCCGCCCGCGCTCGACCCCGGCGACAGGGTCGCCGTGGTCGCGCCCGGTTCGAACCGAGCGACCCAGTATCCCCACGTCTACGAACTCGGCCTCGAACGCCTCCGGGAGGTGTTCGACCTCGAACCGGTCGAGTACCCGACCGCGACGAGGGACAGCGAGTACCTCTACGACCACCCCGCCGAGCGCGCACGGGACGTGATGGACGCGTTCGCCGACCCCGAGATTCGGGGCGTCGTCGCGGTCATCGGCGGGTTCGACCAGATTCGCATCCTCCGACACCTCGACCCCGAGGTGCTGGCCGAGAACCCCACCCGGTTCTACGGCATCAGCGACAACACCAACCTCGCGCTGTACCTCTGGAACCTCGGCGTCGTCTCGTTCTACGGCGGGACCCTGCTGACTGACCTCGCGATGCAGGGCGAGATGCACGACTACACCGTCGAGTCGCTCGAAACCGCGTTCTTCGCCGACGACCTCGACGCCTTCGGCGAACTCCGGCCCGCCGAGCGGTTCACCGACCACGACCTCGACTGGGCCGACCCCGACAATCTGGACGAGTACCGCGAGATGGAACCGAACCCGGGCCGGACGTGGCGCGGGGCCGACCGCCGCGTCTCGGGCCGGACGTGGGGCGGGTGTCTCTCCATCGTGGACCAGCAGCTCCGGACCGACCGCTACCTCCCCGCGCCCGAGGATTTGGACGGTCGCATCCTCCTGCTCGAAACCAGCGAGGAGCTCCCCGACGCGAGCTACGTCCGCCAGTTCCTCATCGGGATGGGCGAGCGCGGCCTGCTCGAACGCTTCGACGGCGTCCTCGTGGGTCGCGCGAAGGCGCGCAACCTCTTCGAGGACCCCGGCCCGGAGGCCCGCGCGGAGTTCCGCGAGCGCCAGCGCGAGGCCGTCGCGGAGGTCCTCGCGGAGTACAACCCCGACGCGCCGGTCGTCTTCGATCTGGAGTTCGGCCACACCGCGCCCGCCGCCGCGATTCCGGTCGGCGGCCGGGTCGAACTCGACCCCGCGAGCGAGACCGTGGCGTTCGGACGATAG
- a CDS encoding type II toxin-antitoxin system VapC family toxin has product MSDGPYLFDVGVTALAHAGTPVSDTPLSYVRRAISGEIDAVVPYASLVGAHHVLTGVYGFSNAEASGLMRRFMDANRVHWYDEIDESTVRAGFECAGRENVEGWDGYYARVAVEEGVETILTLDDDFRRIDGVSTEVVLSPEEFAELNDYLDY; this is encoded by the coding sequence ATGAGTGACGGACCCTATCTCTTCGACGTCGGGGTCACTGCGCTGGCACACGCCGGGACGCCCGTGAGCGACACCCCCCTCTCGTACGTCAGACGCGCGATTTCCGGCGAAATCGACGCCGTGGTCCCGTACGCCTCTCTCGTCGGCGCACATCACGTCCTCACCGGTGTCTACGGCTTCTCGAACGCGGAGGCGTCGGGACTCATGCGGCGGTTCATGGACGCGAACCGAGTCCACTGGTACGACGAGATCGACGAGTCCACCGTTCGCGCGGGGTTCGAGTGTGCCGGGAGGGAGAACGTCGAGGGGTGGGACGGCTACTACGCTCGGGTCGCGGTCGAGGAGGGCGTCGAGACGATACTCACTCTCGACGACGACTTCCGACGCATCGACGGGGTTTCGACCGAGGTCGTCCTCTCACCCGAGGAGTTCGCCGAACTGAACGACTACCTCGACTACTGA
- a CDS encoding AbrB/MazE/SpoVT family DNA-binding domain-containing protein — MVVVDSKGRIVLPQDVRERLGLDAGTAVDVREEDGRAVVEPEERPEDIIEDLERRIEDATAEREPTPGDELDPDARNHVETIRRGASDARNDRGDATDE, encoded by the coding sequence ATGGTCGTGGTGGATTCGAAGGGACGTATCGTCCTGCCACAGGACGTTCGAGAACGGCTCGGTCTCGACGCCGGAACGGCGGTAGACGTTCGCGAGGAGGACGGTCGCGCGGTCGTCGAACCCGAGGAACGTCCCGAGGACATCATCGAGGACCTCGAACGGCGAATCGAGGACGCGACGGCGGAGCGAGAGCCGACGCCCGGCGACGAACTCGACCCCGACGCGCGCAATCACGTCGAGACCATCCGGCGCGGGGCAAGCGACGCGCGCAACGACCGCGGCGACGCCACCGATGAGTGA